ACGCCGTCGGTGCCGGTGAGGCGGAGCAACGGGCCGGGGGCGACTAAGCCCCTGCGGTTGTACTGCGCCGACTCAGGTTCAGACGCAAGTGACCACCCTCGCCCAGGTCTTCGGTTCCGCTGGGTTGCTGACGCAGCGACTCGCGGGCTTCAGTCACCGCGCCTCCCAGCAGGCCATGGCGCAGGCCATCGCGCGGGCGATCGAGTCGCGTGAAACCTTGGTCTGTGAGGCCGGAACCGGTACCGGCAAGACCTTTGCCTACCTGGTCCCGGCCATCTTGTCCGGACGCAAGGTGTTGATCTCCACCGGGACGCGCAACCTGCAGGATCAGCTCTTTCACCGGGACCTGCCGCAGGTGCGCGACGCGCTGGGGGTCCCAGTGCGCGCCGCGCTGCTCAAGGGGCGCGCAAATTATCTCTGTCGCCATCGTCTTGCCCTGGCGCTGGAGGACCCCGCCCGCCATGATCCGCAACTGCGTGCCCAGTTGCGTCAGGTCCAGGACTGGTCCAAGACCACCAGGCGCGGGGATGTCGCGGAACTGGCGCTGCCTGAGGATGCCCAGGTGTGGCCCGCGGTAACCTCGACCAGTGACAACTGCCTGGGCCAGACCTGTGGGCAGTGGCAGGACTGCCACCTGGCCGCGGCGCGTCGGGAGGCCCAGGCGGCGGACCTGGTAGTGGTGAATCACCACCTGTTCTGCGCCGATCTCGCGCTCAAAGACGAAGGATTCGGGGAGATCCTGCCAGGCGCGGACTGCTTCATCCTGGACGAGGCGCACCAACTCCCGGAGGTCGCCGCCGGCTTTTTCGGCGTGCTGGTCAGCGCTCGTCAAGTGCTCGATCTGGCGCGGGACACGGAGCTTGAGTATCGCCATGAGGCCGGCGACGCACCCGAATTGCCCGAGCGCGCAGCAGGTCTGCGGCGTGCCGCGCAGGATCTCCGGCTGTGCCTGGGTGAGGGCGATCGCCGGGGTCCCTGGCAGGACCTGATCTGCGACCCGGAGCCGGTGCGGGCCCTGGACGCGCTCGTGCGGCGGGTGCAGTCCCTGGCCCAGGGGCTCCAGGCCCTGCAGGGGCGGGGCAAGGGCCTGGATGCCTGCCTGGGCCGCGCGCACGAACTGGCGACGCGCCTGGCGTTGCTCACCGCTCCCGTCGCCGCTGACCAAGTCCGCTGGTTCGAGGTCCAGGGTCGCGGCCTGCGCCTGCATCAGACACCGCTGGAGGTGGCCGCGGTCTTTCGCCAACAGTTCGAGCGGCAGCGTTGCGCCTGGGTGTTCACCTCGGCGACGCTCGCGGTCGGCGACAGTTTCGCGCACTTCGCCAGTCAACTCGGTATCGAGGGCGCGACGACCGCCCGCTGGGACAGCCCCTTCGACTATGCCCGCCAGGCCCTCTGGTTCGTGCCGCGGGGGTTGCCGGAGCCCGCCGACCCAGGCTACAACGCCGCGGTGCTCGACTTGGCGTGTGAACTGGTCGGTTACAGCCAGGGGCGCGCCTTCCTGCTCTTCACCAGTCATCGGGCGCTGCGCGAGGTGGCGGACGGCTTGGCGGGGCGCATCCCCTTCCCGATCCTGGTGCAGGGCAGCGCCCCCCGGGGCGAACTCCTGCGCCGGTTCCGTGACCTGGGCAATGCGGTCCTGCTCGGCACCGCGAGTTTTTGGGAAGGGGTGGATGTTCCCGGTGAGGCCCTGTCGTGTGTCATCATCGACCGCTTGCCCTTCGCCTCGCCGGGCGATCCGGTCCTGGCGGCGCGCATCGAGGCGTTGCGGCGCCGGGGCGGCAATCCCTTTGCTGAATTTCAGTTGCCGCAGGCGGTGATCGCGCTCAAACAGGGGGCAGGGCGCCTGATCCGGGGAGGCAGCGACCGTGGGGTTCTGGTGGTCTGCGACCCCCGGCTGCTGCGGCGCTCCTATGGACATACCTTCCTGGCCAGTCTGCCGCCGATGGCGCGCACCCGGGAGCGCGAACGGGTGCGCGCCTTTTTCGGGGTGGCGTCGGCGCCGCCGCCGGGCCCGACGGCGGCTGCCGACCAATGAACGCCAGCCGTCATCCGGCCGTCGGCAGCGAGCGGAGGTCCCGCGAGTTCGCCTCTCCGGCCTTCGAGGCATGGCTGGGGCGGCTCTGCACCCAGGGACTTTGTCCGATCCTGGTCGGGCTGATACTCAAGCTGGAGCGGCTGGCGCGGGTCCCGCTGGGCGGGCCGCGGCGGGTCGAGATTCTGCGTGCCGTGATGACCATGATCCGTGACATTGCCGATGATCTGCCGACGCCAGCGGCGGCGCGCCGGGGCGCGCAGGGGCCGGCCGCAGCACCCCTGCCGCTCGTGCAGCGCCTGTGGGCTCTTACCTTCAAGAACCTCAAGCGGGCACTGCACGATCTGGATCGCGGCGGCGGGGGCCTCGGGGACCACGATCAGGAGCGTGCCTGGGTGGTCGGGGAGATGTACCTCTGCCTGGGTCGCCAGATCGAGCTGGGTGCCCGCTGGGGCCAGACCTGGCCCCGGCACACCTGGCAGGAACTTCACGATCTGTTTTCTTATTCCACCAATCGGATGGATATGGGCCGCGGCGGTGCGGACGAGGCGGTGAGTCGGGGGCCGACCGGGTCGCAGAGCGTGGCCGCCGCCGCCGAGGATCCGCAGACCATGTACAAGCGGCTCCTCATGATCGGTCTCTGTGCCGAACAGGGCGCTCACGCCTTGCTCGTCCCGACCGCGGAAGGGTCGTTCTCGACCTGGGTGCAGGTAGCTGAACTCCACGATCCGGTAGGCTACTGCGGAGTGCTGGGTACCTACCTCGTGGAGGCCTCAAGTGATGCACCGGCGCGCCTGGTCCCGGGGGCCTTGGGGCCGGTCAGCCGGGCCAAGGTGCTGCGCCTGCCTCCCGGGTTCCTGGCCGCGCTCGCTGCCGCCCGGGCGGGGCCTCATCCCCGCGGTGCCGGCTGAATCCGGGCGGGGTGCTCAACCCGTCGAACGCGATGACGTTTTCTTGGTCGAGCGGCCACCGCTCGGGGGTCGGGATGTCCAAAGTGCTCAATAGTACGCAGGTTTAGTCGGCCCGTTTCGGCTAGCATTTGGCCTATCAGAATAATGAAGGCCAGACGCGTTATGGACGGCAGCATCGGGTATTTGCCCGCGTTGGGCGTCGCCGCGCGCGCCGACTCCCCGTCGGCGGCGTCGGCTGCGTGCAATCTCACCTGGCAGTGCTTTCACGCGGACCTTGCGGTCGTGCGCGATTGGCTCGGCTCCTTGCGTGCGGCGGGTGTGCGTCAGGCAGGCCCGGCCCTGCTCCTGGCGCTCGCGGGTCTGCGCCGGGCGACACTGTCACCCTTCCGACGCCTGTCGATTCTGCGCCTGCTGAAAGGGCCGGTGCTCAAGACCTGCGCGGGACTGCCCAAGTCCTGGTCAGGGCCGGGGCAGCCCCCGGACGCCGGCGCCGACGGTGCCTGCCCGCGTGGGGTGAAGCTGGAACAGCGGCTGTACCGGCTGATGTTCCAGAATCTTCATCAGGCACTCATCCAACTCGATCGCGGCCCCCCGGCCCAGGAGGAACGCCAGGTGCGGCGGCGCGACTGGGCCCTGCACAACCTGTTCCGATTCTGCGCCCGGCAGCTGCGTTATGCGGCGCTGTGGGGTTGTCCGGTGCCGGTCGATACATGGCGGGATCTGCACGATCTCTATGTCTATCTGATGGTTCGGCGGGTCACCGGGCCCGCGCCCGGACGGCCCCGGCGGCGCGCGCCGCCGGCTGTCGATGCCACGTTCGAGTACAAACAGTTGCTCCTGTTCGGTCTGGCCGAGCAGCGTGCCGGGCGTGCCGTGCGCAGCAGCGCGGTACTGGCGGGGCTGGGTCGCTGGGCCGGGGCAACGCTGCTGGAGGACCCCCACGGGGGACTGCACGGGGAAACGGGACTCTATGTCGTCGACATCGGGCAGGACCAGCCGCCGCGGCGGCACCCCAATCCCCTGGACGCGGGGTTGCGGGGTTGGGTACTGCTGCCGCCTGCTGAGTTTTTTGAGCAATTGGAGCAGGCGAAACTAGGAATGGTTCACTGATACGAGTCCATTAGGTAATGCTTGTCGCACCGTTGTCGTTGTCGTAATCGAGGTTGTCGTAGCGCCCCGGATTCTCTCGCACGCCAAATTGTATCGCTTCTCCGATTACGACAACGACAACGACAACGACCGCGACAGTGAACCGTTCCTTATGTGCGGTTCGCCCCCGCGTTCCTGCTGCGGCCGCTCCCGCGGGGACGATAACCGTCCGGGATGAGGATGGTGGGGGAGCGCTGACTGCGGTCTTTGTCGGGAAAGTCGGTGGTGTAATGCAGGCCCCGGCTCTCGCGGCGGCGCAAGGCCGAGGTGATGATGAGATCGGCCACATCGAGGAGGTTGCGCAACTCGATCAGGTCATTGCTGACCCGGAAGTTGCTGTAGTATTCGATCACCTCCTGGCGCAGCAGGTCCGCCCGCCGCTTGGCCCGCTGGAGGCGCTTGTTGGTGCGCACGATCCCCACGTAGTCCCACATGAAGCGGCGCAATTCCTCCCAGTTGTGGGTGACGACCACCTCCTCGTCGGGCTCGGTCACGCGACTCTCGTCCCACGGCGGGGCCGCCGGCGGCGCGGGGCGCTTGTTCATCTGGTGTTCGATGTCCTGCGCCGCCGACTCTGAATAGACCAGGCACTCCAGGAGCGAGTTGCTGGCCATCCGGTTGGCCCCGTGCAAACCGGTGTAGGCGGTCTCACCGCTGGCATAGAGCCCGGGCAGATCGGTGCGGGCCTGGTGATCCACCATGACGCCGCCACAGGTATAGTGCGAGGCCGGGACCACCGGGATGGGCTCGCGCGTGATATCGATGCCGAGTTCCAGGCAGCGGGCGTAGATGGTCGGGAAGTGACCGATGACGAAATCCGCCGGGCGATGGGAGATGTCCAAGTAGACGCAGGCGCTGCCCAGGCGTTTCATCTCGTGGTCGATGGCGCGTGCCACGATGTCGCGCGGGGCCAGTTCCGCCCGCGCGTCGAAGCGCGGCATGAAGCGTTCTCCATCCGGCAGGAGCAGTTGCGCCCCTTCGCCGCGCAGGGCCTCGGAGATCAGGTAGGAACGCGCTTGCGGGTGATAGAGACAGGTCGGGTGGAACTGCATGAACTCCATGTTCGCCACCCGGCAGCCGGCCCGCCAGGCCATCGCGATGCCGTCCCCCGTCGACACGTCCGGGTTGCTGGTATAGAGATAGACCTTGTTGGCCCCGCCGGTGGCAAGCACCACGAAGCGTGCCAGGAAGGTCTCCACCAGGCCGGTGGCGAGGTCCAGGATATAGGCGCCTTCGCAACGCGGGGTGTCGGCCCGGCCCAGGTGTCTGGAGGTGATCAGGTCCACTGCGATGTGCTGTTCAAAGAGGCCCACCCCAGGGCGCTCGCGCACCCGCGACTCCAGGGTCTGGGCGACCGCCGCGCCGGTGGCGTCGGCCGCATGGACGACGCGCCGGTGGCTGTGACCGCCCTCGCGCGTGAGGTGATAGCCGCCGGCCGAGCTGTACTCCTCGCCGCGGGTGAAGGCTACCCCCTGGTCGAGCAACCAGCGGATGTTGTGAGGGCCGCGCTCCACCACCTGCCGCACCACCCGCGGGTCGCACAGGCCGGCCCCGGCCCGCAGGGTATCCTCGACGTGGGAGGCGAGCGAGTCCTGGGCGTCGAATACCGCGGAGATTCCGCCCTGGGCGTAGCGGGTGCTGCCCTCGTCCAGGGCCCGTTTGGAGACCAGGGCCACGGAGAGGTCCGGGCGCAGTCGCAAGGCCAGACTGAGGCCCGCGGCGCCGCTGCCCAGAATCAGTACATCATGACGGTGGACGGTCTCGTTCATAGCTGGGCTCGTTGGCGGATCGGCCGAAGGCACGGACATGGGTGGGCGGACCAGGGGCGGTCCGACGGTCCCCTACACTCACTCATTTCATGGCCTGGATCAAGGCTTCGCGCTTTTTTTTGGGCGCGCGCGGCCGCATTTTGGGAGGATCAGCGAACTTACCCAGCGAGGAACTGTCCATGCCATCGCAGCCAGGGCTGGCCCCGGGGCAGACCAGCGTGCCGGTCGGCGCCCGTGTCTGAACGCGGCGTCGATCAGGCCCTGGTGCTGCGTGCCCAGGCCGGAGACAAGCGGGCCTTTGATCTGCTGGTGCTGAAATACCAGCAGAAGGTGGCCAACTTGATCGGCCGCTATGTCCGTGACCAGAGCGAGGTCCTGGACGTGACCCAGGAGGCCTTCATCAAGGCTTATCGCGCGCTCGCGGGTTTTCGCGGTGAGAGTGCCTTCTATACCTGGCTCTACCGGATCGCCGTCAACACGGTAAAGAACCATCTGGTTGCCCAGGGCCGACGCCCGCCGACGGACGACGTGGATGCGCAGACGGCCGAGCAGTTGGAAGGGGGCGGCCGTCTGCGTGAGAGCGCCACCCCCGAGCGGCAGTTGCTGACGGACGAGATCGCGCGCACCGTGCAGCAGGCGCTCGAGGCCCTGCCCGAGGACCTGCGCACCGCCATCGTCCTGCGCGAGCTCGAGGGGATGAGCTACGAGGAGATCGCTGCAACCATGGAATGCCCGATCGGCACCGTGAGGTCCCGGATCTTTCGTGCCCGGGAGGCCATCGACAAGCGGCTGCGTCCACTCCTGGAATCCTGAAACGCAAACCGGGGGTGCCGCCCCGGGACGGCAACCCGAGTCTGACCTGTGTCCTGGCGTGAACCGATGGCATGAACCGATGGCATGAACCCATGAATGTTGCGCAAGAAACCCGGTTGTCCACCCTGATCGATGGCGAGTTGCCCAGCGACCACATTGCCTCGTTCTACGCGGCCCTCGGGCCTGACCCCGGGTTGCGCGCGACCTGGGAGCGTTACCACCTGATCGGACAGGTCCTGCGCGGGGAGCAGGTGAGCCGCGAGGTGCGCGGCGTCGCCGCCGCGGTGCGGGCGCGCACGGACGCCGTGCCGAACGGCCCGCCGCGGCAGGTCGCCGTGGAGCGCCCGCGTGCGTGGCGCACCCTGTTTGCCGGCGCGGCGCTGGCCGCGACCGCCGCCGTCCTCACCCTGTTCGTGGTGCCCGGTCGGTACCGGGAGGCGCCGTCCCCGCGTGCGGCCGCTGACACCGTGGCCGGGGGGGTATCGCGGCACTCACCCGCGGTCCGCCGTTGGGACACGGACCGTAGTGACCTGGAGAGCACCCTGGATCGGTTTCTCGTGAACCATCAGGAGGCCGCGCCCGCTTCCGGTGTGCGGGGAATGCTCCCCTACGCGACGCTTATCGGCTATGCAGCGCCTCG
The DNA window shown above is from Candidatus Thiodictyon syntrophicum and carries:
- a CDS encoding ATP-dependent DNA helicase: MTTLAQVFGSAGLLTQRLAGFSHRASQQAMAQAIARAIESRETLVCEAGTGTGKTFAYLVPAILSGRKVLISTGTRNLQDQLFHRDLPQVRDALGVPVRAALLKGRANYLCRHRLALALEDPARHDPQLRAQLRQVQDWSKTTRRGDVAELALPEDAQVWPAVTSTSDNCLGQTCGQWQDCHLAAARREAQAADLVVVNHHLFCADLALKDEGFGEILPGADCFILDEAHQLPEVAAGFFGVLVSARQVLDLARDTELEYRHEAGDAPELPERAAGLRRAAQDLRLCLGEGDRRGPWQDLICDPEPVRALDALVRRVQSLAQGLQALQGRGKGLDACLGRAHELATRLALLTAPVAADQVRWFEVQGRGLRLHQTPLEVAAVFRQQFERQRCAWVFTSATLAVGDSFAHFASQLGIEGATTARWDSPFDYARQALWFVPRGLPEPADPGYNAAVLDLACELVGYSQGRAFLLFTSHRALREVADGLAGRIPFPILVQGSAPRGELLRRFRDLGNAVLLGTASFWEGVDVPGEALSCVIIDRLPFASPGDPVLAARIEALRRRGGNPFAEFQLPQAVIALKQGAGRLIRGGSDRGVLVVCDPRLLRRSYGHTFLASLPPMARTRERERVRAFFGVASAPPPGPTAAADQ
- the rpoE gene encoding RNA polymerase sigma factor RpoE, with the protein product MSERGVDQALVLRAQAGDKRAFDLLVLKYQQKVANLIGRYVRDQSEVLDVTQEAFIKAYRALAGFRGESAFYTWLYRIAVNTVKNHLVAQGRRPPTDDVDAQTAEQLEGGGRLRESATPERQLLTDEIARTVQQALEALPEDLRTAIVLRELEGMSYEEIAATMECPIGTVRSRIFRAREAIDKRLRPLLES
- a CDS encoding sigma-E factor negative regulatory protein, with the protein product MNVAQETRLSTLIDGELPSDHIASFYAALGPDPGLRATWERYHLIGQVLRGEQVSREVRGVAAAVRARTDAVPNGPPRQVAVERPRAWRTLFAGAALAATAAVLTLFVVPGRYREAPSPRAAADTVAGGVSRHSPAVRRWDTDRSDLESTLDRFLVNHQEAAPASGVRGMLPYATLIGYAAPR
- the nadB gene encoding L-aspartate oxidase is translated as MNETVHRHDVLILGSGAAGLSLALRLRPDLSVALVSKRALDEGSTRYAQGGISAVFDAQDSLASHVEDTLRAGAGLCDPRVVRQVVERGPHNIRWLLDQGVAFTRGEEYSSAGGYHLTREGGHSHRRVVHAADATGAAVAQTLESRVRERPGVGLFEQHIAVDLITSRHLGRADTPRCEGAYILDLATGLVETFLARFVVLATGGANKVYLYTSNPDVSTGDGIAMAWRAGCRVANMEFMQFHPTCLYHPQARSYLISEALRGEGAQLLLPDGERFMPRFDARAELAPRDIVARAIDHEMKRLGSACVYLDISHRPADFVIGHFPTIYARCLELGIDITREPIPVVPASHYTCGGVMVDHQARTDLPGLYASGETAYTGLHGANRMASNSLLECLVYSESAAQDIEHQMNKRPAPPAAPPWDESRVTEPDEEVVVTHNWEELRRFMWDYVGIVRTNKRLQRAKRRADLLRQEVIEYYSNFRVSNDLIELRNLLDVADLIITSALRRRESRGLHYTTDFPDKDRSQRSPTILIPDGYRPRGSGRSRNAGANRT